A portion of the Thermosediminibacter oceani DSM 16646 genome contains these proteins:
- a CDS encoding NAD(P)H-dependent glycerol-3-phosphate dehydrogenase, giving the protein MKSAVIGAGSWGTAIAQLLADNGSRVTLWARRPQLSEEIRRWRENRSYLPGIRISDKILVTSDLQEALCDAEFVVMAVPSQSMRSIIREVGKYIKSDSIIVSAAKGIEIGTLLRMSQVMKEELPPERRPNIAVLSGPSHAEEVARRLPTAVVVAAEKKEVAEGIQDLFMNSYFRVYTNPDIIGVEMGGALKNIIAICAGIAEGLGFGDNTRAALITRGIIEITRLGVKMGAHPATFSGLSGIGDVIVTCNSLFSRNRRAGIEIGRGKSVTEVMASTNMVIEGIHTTKAAYDLARQHGVEMPITEQAYDVLYQGKNPLDAVNALMKRKGKHEMEEVVQKEIEWIDLETW; this is encoded by the coding sequence ATGAAATCAGCTGTCATCGGTGCCGGTAGCTGGGGCACCGCGATCGCCCAACTTCTAGCTGATAACGGGTCAAGAGTCACCTTATGGGCGAGAAGACCCCAGCTGTCCGAAGAAATAAGGCGATGGCGCGAAAACAGATCATACCTTCCGGGGATCAGAATATCCGATAAAATTTTGGTTACTTCAGACCTGCAAGAAGCCCTTTGTGATGCTGAATTTGTTGTCATGGCGGTCCCTTCACAGTCCATGCGCTCTATTATACGAGAAGTCGGGAAATACATAAAAAGCGATAGCATCATCGTGAGCGCTGCAAAAGGCATTGAAATAGGAACTCTCCTCAGAATGTCTCAGGTGATGAAAGAGGAACTGCCGCCGGAGCGCAGGCCGAATATAGCGGTGCTCTCCGGACCAAGCCATGCCGAAGAAGTGGCGAGGCGCCTTCCTACGGCTGTGGTTGTTGCAGCGGAAAAAAAAGAAGTAGCCGAAGGGATCCAGGACCTTTTTATGAATTCCTACTTCAGGGTTTATACAAATCCGGACATAATAGGGGTTGAAATGGGAGGGGCTCTGAAAAACATAATCGCAATATGCGCGGGCATAGCTGAAGGGCTGGGCTTCGGTGATAATACCAGGGCGGCCCTTATCACTAGGGGTATAATAGAGATAACCCGATTGGGAGTCAAAATGGGTGCCCATCCTGCAACTTTTTCGGGTCTGTCGGGCATCGGCGATGTTATAGTGACCTGCAACAGCCTATTTAGCCGCAACAGAAGGGCGGGTATCGAGATTGGCCGAGGGAAATCCGTCACCGAGGTGATGGCATCGACTAATATGGTCATAGAAGGCATACATACCACCAAAGCTGCCTATGACCTGGCGCGGCAGCACGGAGTTGAAATGCCCATAACCGAACAGGCCTACGACGTCCTTTACCAAGGGAAAAATCCCCTGGACGCCGTCAATGCTCTCATGAAGAGAAAAGGCAAGCACGAAATGGAAGAAGTAGTTCAGAAAGAAATAGAATGGATTGATTTAGAAACGTGGTAA
- the spoIVA gene encoding stage IV sporulation protein A, whose product MEKFDLFKDIAERTGGDIYIGVVGPVRAGKSTFVKKFMELLVIPNIQDPNARVRAKDELPQSGAGRTITTAEPKFIPSQAVEITFKDNIKFRVRLVDNVGFSVKGALGYEDENGPRMVSTPWFDEEIPFQEAAEIGTRKVIEEHSTIGVVVTTDGTITDIPRENYVDAEERVVNELKAIGKPFVIVLNSINPSSESTLELKEELESKYDVPVLPLDCQAMTQKDIYALLEQILYEFPLMEINIHIPKWVEVLEKEHWLRQQFEKTVKETVKDIHRVRDIERIVTDLGASDFLERVEIKEMNLGTGTADLNLEAKKDLFYKVLSELSGLTIEGDHHLMSLMKDLTKAKKEYDKVAKALDDVKKVGYGIVPPQLDELTLEEPEIIRQGSRFGVRIRAIAPSIHMIRADIQTEISPIIGTEKQSEELISYLMSEFENDPEKIWQTNIFGKSLQDLVREGIQNKLLHMPEAAQSKLQETLQRIVNEGSGSLICIIL is encoded by the coding sequence ATGGAGAAATTTGATTTATTTAAGGATATTGCAGAGAGAACCGGTGGAGACATCTACATAGGCGTTGTGGGCCCCGTTAGAGCAGGCAAATCCACTTTTGTAAAAAAGTTCATGGAACTTCTTGTTATTCCCAATATTCAGGATCCCAACGCCAGAGTCAGGGCGAAAGACGAACTTCCCCAGAGCGGAGCGGGGAGGACAATAACCACGGCGGAGCCCAAATTTATTCCCAGTCAGGCCGTTGAAATAACTTTTAAAGACAACATCAAGTTCCGGGTGCGCCTCGTCGATAATGTGGGATTTTCTGTGAAAGGGGCGCTCGGATATGAGGACGAAAACGGCCCGAGAATGGTATCAACGCCATGGTTCGATGAAGAAATTCCTTTCCAGGAAGCCGCCGAAATAGGGACCCGCAAGGTTATAGAGGAACACTCCACCATTGGCGTTGTGGTGACTACCGACGGAACCATAACTGACATTCCTAGGGAAAACTATGTGGATGCTGAAGAGAGGGTAGTAAACGAATTAAAAGCCATAGGCAAACCCTTTGTAATAGTTCTGAATTCTATAAATCCCTCAAGTGAAAGTACCCTTGAACTTAAAGAAGAACTAGAGTCCAAGTACGATGTACCGGTACTCCCGCTGGACTGCCAGGCCATGACCCAAAAGGACATTTACGCCCTTTTAGAGCAAATACTCTACGAATTCCCGCTCATGGAAATCAACATTCACATACCGAAATGGGTTGAAGTTCTGGAGAAGGAACACTGGCTGAGGCAGCAATTTGAAAAAACTGTCAAAGAGACTGTAAAAGACATACATAGGGTAAGGGACATCGAAAGGATTGTTACAGATTTAGGGGCGAGCGATTTTTTGGAAAGAGTCGAGATAAAGGAGATGAACCTCGGCACCGGCACCGCAGATTTAAACCTGGAAGCAAAGAAGGATTTGTTCTACAAGGTGCTGAGCGAACTTTCCGGCCTCACTATTGAAGGTGACCACCACCTCATGTCACTGATGAAGGATTTGACGAAGGCCAAAAAGGAATACGACAAAGTGGCAAAGGCTCTCGATGATGTGAAGAAAGTGGGATATGGAATAGTGCCGCCTCAGCTGGACGAACTGACCCTGGAAGAGCCCGAGATCATAAGACAGGGTTCGCGGTTCGGAGTGAGGATTAGGGCTATCGCTCCTTCGATTCATATGATAAGGGCGGACATTCAGACGGAGATTTCGCCCATCATCGGAACCGAAAAACAGAGCGAAGAACTCATAAGCTATCTAATGAGTGAATTTGAAAACGACCCCGAGAAGATATGGCAGACCAACATTTTCGGTAAATCGCTGCAAGATTTGGTAAGGGAGGGTATACAAAATAAGCTTCTGCACATGCCCGAAGCAGCTCAGAGCAAATTGCAGGAAACTTTGCAGCGTATAGTAAACGAAGGCAGCGGAAGCCTGATATGTATAATACTATAG
- a CDS encoding putative RNA methyltransferase, which yields MNKKMISAKLINEFEEIFQCPLCTSPMRIVAFKSLVCSNNHTFDIAKYGYVNLITRPLTTRYDKELFESRKIIAENGFFEPLHKMISELIKNEMHLDEETLKILDAGCGEGSHLASIKHKIVKVLGVGIDIAKEGILVAAKNHPNIIWCVADLAHSPFKSNTFDVILNILSPANYREFRRLLNDKGILIKVIPRSDYLKELREIFFDEPQKQSYSNQKIIQRFNTGFEAVDKFRLSHNISLSKSLIPPLIRMTPLSWSATEEKVQAFLEKMSSAEITVDLDILVGKK from the coding sequence ATGAACAAAAAAATGATAAGTGCAAAACTCATAAATGAATTTGAAGAGATTTTTCAATGCCCTCTCTGTACGTCCCCTATGCGAATTGTAGCCTTTAAAAGTTTAGTTTGCTCTAACAACCATACTTTTGATATCGCAAAATACGGATATGTAAATTTGATAACTCGTCCTCTCACGACTAGATACGATAAGGAACTATTTGAATCACGTAAGATTATTGCTGAAAATGGATTTTTTGAACCGTTACACAAGATGATTAGCGAATTGATAAAAAATGAAATGCATTTAGATGAGGAAACGCTGAAAATACTGGATGCAGGATGTGGAGAAGGTTCGCATTTGGCCAGTATCAAGCATAAAATCGTTAAAGTATTGGGAGTGGGGATTGATATAGCCAAAGAAGGTATTTTGGTAGCGGCGAAAAATCATCCAAACATTATTTGGTGCGTCGCAGATCTTGCTCACAGTCCTTTTAAGAGCAATACATTTGATGTGATCCTTAATATCCTGTCGCCGGCAAATTATAGAGAATTCCGGAGACTATTGAACGACAAAGGTATCCTCATAAAAGTGATCCCTCGAAGTGATTATCTAAAAGAATTGAGGGAAATTTTCTTTGATGAACCGCAAAAGCAAAGCTATTCCAATCAAAAGATAATTCAAAGATTTAACACCGGTTTTGAGGCTGTAGATAAGTTTCGGTTGAGTCATAACATCTCCCTAAGTAAATCACTGATTCCACCACTCATTCGCATGACTCCTTTATCATGGTCTGCTACTGAGGAAAAGGTTCAGGCATTTTTAGAAAAGATGAGTTCAGCAGAAATAACCGTTGATCTAGATATTTTGGTCGGGAAAAAATAA
- a CDS encoding tyrosine-type recombinase/integrase: MLFKFAIQDFLDDRKFKNLSPETLKGYEITLKEFHNYCTDNNLIDTSDITPRVIKNYLIHCQNERSNNPVTLNHKIRNLKIFFNYLEEIEIYDEKNNPAKPIPYLKEDVKIEVFTDYQIRQMLTYYRRLKTRDKAFWAYRDYTIIVTLLGTGIRLGELVNLQWRHIDFVNQVMTIFGKKRIQRSIPLTEKLVKELAEFKVFCERYFGKLNDYVFVNSKNEPMTADAVKCMFKRLKEIMNFRDVRLSAHTFRHTFAHRFLMNGGDVFSLQKILGHSKIEMTMRYVALWGTALKEQNEKYNPLSKLDFV, from the coding sequence ATTTTATTTAAATTCGCTATTCAGGATTTTCTTGACGATCGCAAATTTAAAAACTTATCACCAGAGACTTTGAAAGGTTACGAAATTACGCTAAAAGAATTCCACAATTACTGCACCGACAATAACCTAATAGACACTTCGGATATTACACCTAGAGTTATAAAAAATTACCTCATCCACTGCCAAAATGAGCGAAGCAATAATCCAGTAACACTAAATCACAAAATACGCAATCTGAAAATTTTCTTTAACTACCTAGAAGAAATCGAAATATACGATGAAAAAAACAATCCAGCGAAGCCAATTCCTTATTTAAAAGAGGATGTAAAAATTGAAGTATTTACCGACTATCAAATCAGGCAAATGCTTACCTATTACCGAAGGCTTAAAACCAGAGATAAAGCGTTTTGGGCTTATAGAGATTATACCATCATTGTAACACTATTAGGCACAGGCATAAGACTTGGCGAACTTGTAAACCTTCAATGGCGACACATAGATTTTGTAAATCAAGTAATGACAATTTTTGGGAAAAAACGTATCCAAAGAAGTATTCCGCTAACCGAAAAATTAGTGAAAGAATTAGCGGAGTTTAAGGTATTTTGTGAGCGATATTTTGGTAAATTGAACGATTATGTTTTTGTCAATAGCAAAAATGAACCAATGACTGCGGATGCAGTTAAGTGTATGTTTAAGAGGTTAAAAGAGATAATGAATTTTCGAGACGTTCGGCTTTCCGCACATACATTTAGGCACACATTCGCTCACCGCTTCCTAATGAATGGCGGGGATGTGTTTTCGCTACAAAAAATTTTAGGGCACAGCAAGATAGAGATGACTATGCGTTACGTTGCTTTATGGGGGACGGCCTTAAAAGAGCAAAACGAGAAATATAATCCCCTCAGTAAATTGGATTTTGTGTAA
- a CDS encoding replication initiator protein A: MQEANFYKINEIDNMQFLIIPKTLFTSENYRDLLDGAKLLYAVLLERMQLSKKNGWADENGNVYIIYPREEIANFMKISIKTVVRYMKALKEYGLILEKRQGLSRPNIIYVLKPYSRDEEFFTSRVDSDVHSRMDNMTKTEWTNLPPNHTNMNHTEINKKNNTNTLVDKFHAITGRRNWKLFVILLKKYSYDYILEKLNYMEMFAKSHLIRNFEGFLASALRDNYMTVAQKIEKTSRKVLLETYQKLEYYRSVKPASKEVALAWITLIKNQLTGGMEVCPC, encoded by the coding sequence ATGCAGGAGGCTAATTTTTACAAGATAAATGAGATTGACAATATGCAATTTTTGATAATTCCAAAAACGCTTTTCACGAGCGAAAATTATCGTGATTTGCTTGACGGTGCTAAATTACTGTACGCCGTCTTGTTGGAAAGGATGCAATTATCCAAAAAGAATGGGTGGGCGGACGAAAACGGAAACGTGTATATAATCTACCCTAGAGAAGAAATTGCAAATTTTATGAAAATTAGTATAAAAACTGTTGTAAGATACATGAAAGCACTCAAGGAATATGGGCTAATTCTTGAAAAGCGACAAGGACTTTCCAGACCTAATATCATCTATGTACTTAAGCCATATTCCAGAGATGAAGAATTTTTCACCTCCAGAGTGGACAGCGATGTCCATTCAAGAATGGACAATATGACAAAAACTGAATGGACAAATTTACCACCAAATCATACTAATATGAATCATACTGAGATAAATAAAAAAAATAACACAAACACCCTTGTGGATAAGTTTCACGCTATCACTGGAAGAAGGAATTGGAAATTATTTGTTATTCTTTTAAAAAAATATTCTTATGATTACATCCTTGAAAAACTAAATTACATGGAAATGTTTGCCAAAAGCCACCTAATACGAAACTTCGAAGGATTTTTGGCGAGTGCTTTACGTGATAATTACATGACTGTTGCTCAAAAGATCGAAAAAACATCAAGGAAAGTCTTACTCGAAACTTACCAGAAATTGGAATATTATCGTAGTGTAAAACCTGCGTCAAAAGAAGTGGCTTTGGCATGGATTACTTTGATAAAAAACCAACTAACAGGAGGTATGGAGGTATGCCCATGTTAA
- the istA gene encoding IS21 family transposase: MTHIDNIRKAFFMKGQNISEIAREFQKDRKTIRKYIYQEDWNTRVKVEEVKHTFPKLDPFKADIDQWLEEDKKARKKQRHTAKRIYDRLCEKYQDKFNCSYRTVAGYVAMRKKELYQDNSCRLPLEHIPGEAQVDFGEADFYENGTLHHGFYLNLSFPYSNVGYTQLFKGENQECLFQGLKDIFEHLGGVPRKLWFDNASTIVKLSKNGERKLTDAFLRFKQHYGFEAVFCNPASGHEKGNVENKVGYHRRNFLVPVPRFEKLEDFNRELLRLCDRDMHREHYRKEASIAELFNEDRKALLELPTVPYEVAGYITVKTNAYAKFSLNGGKHLYSTAPKYANSRVLVKITAHEVIPLDESHREIVRHRRLYGDNKQESMDWLPYLTQLSRCPGALKYSGIYSMLPDPLREYLDGLSKSERGKALKALAVLCTKSSFEQAVNAVAEALLYGVQDLDSLVAIHNRITGITPQLEPVKIPEGVPELTAFRFNAEDYDKAFLKGGANLC, from the coding sequence ATGACCCATATTGATAATATCAGAAAAGCGTTCTTTATGAAAGGGCAAAATATCAGCGAGATAGCCCGGGAATTCCAAAAAGACCGAAAAACTATACGCAAGTATATTTATCAAGAAGACTGGAACACCAGGGTTAAAGTTGAAGAAGTTAAACATACCTTCCCAAAACTCGACCCTTTCAAGGCGGATATAGATCAGTGGCTTGAAGAAGATAAAAAAGCTCGCAAAAAGCAGAGGCATACCGCCAAAAGGATTTATGACAGGCTCTGTGAAAAATACCAAGATAAGTTTAACTGTTCTTACCGCACCGTAGCAGGCTACGTAGCCATGAGAAAAAAAGAATTGTACCAGGACAACTCATGTCGTCTGCCGCTGGAACATATCCCGGGTGAAGCGCAGGTGGATTTCGGTGAGGCAGACTTTTACGAAAACGGGACGCTGCATCACGGATTTTATCTGAACCTGTCGTTTCCCTACAGTAACGTAGGATATACCCAGCTTTTCAAGGGAGAAAACCAGGAATGCCTGTTTCAGGGACTTAAGGACATATTTGAACACTTGGGGGGAGTACCCCGTAAGCTATGGTTTGATAACGCCAGCACTATCGTGAAACTCTCGAAAAATGGAGAGCGCAAACTAACCGACGCCTTCCTGAGGTTCAAGCAGCACTATGGTTTTGAAGCGGTATTCTGTAACCCTGCTTCCGGCCATGAAAAGGGTAATGTGGAAAACAAGGTGGGATACCACCGGCGCAACTTCCTTGTCCCGGTCCCCAGGTTTGAAAAGCTGGAGGATTTTAACCGCGAACTTTTACGATTGTGCGACCGGGACATGCACCGCGAACACTACCGGAAGGAGGCATCCATAGCCGAACTTTTTAATGAAGACCGTAAGGCTCTGCTTGAGCTGCCTACCGTTCCTTACGAGGTAGCCGGTTACATAACAGTCAAAACCAACGCCTACGCCAAATTCAGCTTGAACGGTGGAAAGCACCTATACTCTACCGCCCCCAAATACGCCAACAGCCGGGTGCTTGTAAAGATAACAGCCCATGAGGTCATACCGCTGGATGAGAGCCACCGGGAAATCGTGCGCCACCGGCGGCTTTACGGGGACAACAAGCAAGAAAGCATGGACTGGCTGCCATATCTTACCCAGCTTTCCCGCTGTCCGGGAGCCCTTAAGTATTCGGGAATATACAGCATGCTGCCGGACCCACTCCGGGAATACCTCGACGGCTTAAGCAAAAGTGAGCGCGGCAAAGCGCTCAAGGCTTTGGCTGTGCTTTGTACCAAAAGCAGTTTTGAACAGGCTGTGAACGCTGTAGCCGAGGCTCTCCTTTACGGAGTGCAGGATTTAGACAGCCTCGTAGCCATCCATAACAGGATAACGGGTATAACCCCGCAGTTGGAGCCGGTAAAGATTCCGGAAGGGGTTCCTGAACTCACTGCATTCCGCTTCAATGCAGAAGACTATGACAAAGCCTTTCTGAAAGGCGGTGCCAATTTATGCTGA
- the istB gene encoding IS21-like element helper ATPase IstB: MLKDEIAACCKALKLSRNLVENCDKIEAQSHEEYLLKLLRLELEHRDASRKDRLLKNAGFYTIKTFAGYIFDEIKLPQGLTPQDLKDCKFLEEKKNLILYGNVGTGKTHLATAIGVEACKKGYNVKFFRTAALVNRLVEARKGGELSGLLKQLSKPDLLICDEWGYVPLDREGAQLLFQVISDCYERRSVVITTNLEFSRWASIFYDEQMTAAMIDRLIHHSYLLIFDGQSYRMRQSLMRQLS, encoded by the coding sequence ATGCTGAAGGACGAAATCGCCGCCTGCTGTAAAGCATTAAAACTCAGCCGCAATCTAGTGGAAAACTGCGACAAGATCGAGGCTCAAAGCCATGAAGAATACCTGCTGAAGCTGCTAAGATTAGAACTGGAGCACAGAGACGCAAGCCGAAAGGACAGGCTTTTGAAAAATGCGGGCTTTTACACGATAAAGACCTTTGCCGGCTACATATTCGATGAAATCAAACTCCCGCAGGGGCTTACACCGCAGGACCTAAAAGATTGCAAATTTCTCGAAGAAAAGAAAAACCTGATCCTTTACGGCAACGTGGGAACCGGCAAAACCCATCTTGCCACCGCCATCGGTGTGGAGGCCTGTAAAAAAGGCTACAACGTAAAGTTTTTCCGCACTGCAGCGCTGGTAAACCGGCTGGTGGAAGCCCGGAAGGGAGGTGAACTTTCCGGGTTACTGAAACAGCTTTCCAAACCAGATCTTCTGATCTGCGACGAATGGGGCTATGTTCCTTTGGACCGCGAAGGAGCGCAGCTACTTTTTCAGGTGATTTCGGACTGCTATGAACGTCGCAGTGTAGTAATTACCACTAACCTGGAATTCAGCCGCTGGGCGAGCATTTTCTACGATGAGCAGATGACAGCAGCAATGATTGACCGGCTAATACACCACAGTTACCTATTGATCTTTGATGGTCAAAGCTACCGGATGAGGCAATCACTCATGAGGCAATTAAGTTAA
- a CDS encoding GLUG motif-containing protein, translating to MLGSGTQTDPYRIQTPADLNAVRNNLSAYYELANDLDMAGFGNFTPIGTSSSPFTGHFDGKGYKILNLTINVSAANVGLFGYINNGGIVQNLGLENCNITGNAVNYVGGIVGYLYNGTVQNCYTKGSIIGQYGIGGIVGWFNIGIIRNCFSRASVTGKGRVGGLLGHGVSANAVVEKCYSTGLVTVTPDPNNYNGGLVGSYTVTPPVFDSYWDIETSGQTISAGGIGKTTAEMKNQSTYVNWDFANVWGINGDYPYLRIFGVPGKSGNITITSFIETISSDTSKLIKGNKTGQSFINKFYSSTSKSTKKYISSFIKPIYSSVEKQVRTVISRKVDLTSYILPINGKIERKIKSNKVNIAYIKHIFSSIFAKLPLLFSGGKARVFYFENLSHAGTIENLSRTGKLENLSKAWWIE from the coding sequence ATGCTTGGCAGCGGCACACAGACAGACCCTTATCGAATACAGACACCTGCCGATTTAAACGCAGTACGAAATAATTTAAGTGCATATTACGAATTGGCCAATGACCTTGATATGGCTGGTTTCGGTAATTTTACGCCGATTGGCACTTCTTCAAGTCCTTTCACTGGACACTTCGACGGTAAAGGGTACAAAATTTTAAACCTAACAATTAACGTTTCTGCCGCTAACGTTGGACTTTTTGGATATATCAATAATGGTGGTATAGTGCAAAACTTAGGGTTAGAAAATTGCAACATAACAGGCAACGCAGTAAACTATGTTGGTGGCATTGTAGGGTATTTATACAATGGTACAGTCCAAAATTGCTATACCAAAGGCAGTATAATAGGACAATATGGGATAGGCGGTATTGTAGGTTGGTTTAATATTGGTATTATTCGCAATTGTTTTTCTCGCGCTAGTGTCACAGGGAAAGGCAGGGTAGGAGGACTTCTAGGACATGGTGTAAGTGCAAATGCAGTGGTAGAAAAGTGCTATTCTACCGGATTAGTGACAGTAACACCTGATCCGAACAATTATAATGGCGGTTTAGTAGGATCATACACCGTTACGCCACCCGTCTTTGATTCATACTGGGACATCGAAACTAGCGGTCAGACCATTTCCGCTGGCGGTATAGGAAAAACAACCGCTGAAATGAAAAACCAAAGCACTTACGTGAATTGGGATTTTGCAAATGTATGGGGCATAAATGGCGATTACCCGTATCTGCGGATTTTTGGAGTGCCGGGGAAAAGTGGGAATATAACTATTACAAGTTTTATCGAAACAATTTCAAGTGATACTTCGAAATTAATAAAAGGTAATAAAACAGGACAAAGTTTTATTAATAAATTTTACTCAAGTACTAGTAAAAGCACTAAAAAATATATATCAAGTTTCATAAAACCAATTTATTCCAGTGTAGAAAAGCAAGTAAGAACAGTAATTTCAAGGAAGGTTGATTTAACTTCATACATTTTGCCTATTAATGGGAAGATAGAAAGAAAAATAAAATCAAATAAAGTAAATATTGCATATATAAAACATATATTTTCAAGTATTTTTGCAAAATTACCTTTGCTATTTTCGGGAGGAAAAGCAAGGGTATTTTATTTTGAAAATTTAAGTCATGCAGGTACGATTGAAAACCTTTCCAGAACAGGAAAACTGGAAAACCTTTCGAAAGCGTGGTGGATAGAGTAA
- a CDS encoding DUF5309 domain-containing protein translates to MIKTDSFTNLEKVSLATEIGLVAPTDTPLYSLILNLGQVDQATSPVVVWREKTLDTTNDISVPEGANPVFYQSNRAEISNYCEIFLKGVEVSGSASASSIAGIPDLMASEVADRLAEMKVNIEKALINGVKNDGSQTPYIRRMGGLISFVPEGNKVTGANLDEANFKATVKKLWENGLGINEYVALVNADLKEAIDAIYDAKYQYIAPMQDNYFGLVVRRVQTNYGNVNIILNRHMPVDKMVVFDPAYLRIANLREPVFEPLAKTGDSVKGQVVAELTLKVLSPKAIAMFELTV, encoded by the coding sequence ATGATAAAAACTGATTCTTTTACAAATCTAGAAAAAGTATCTCTTGCCACAGAAATAGGGCTAGTAGCACCGACAGATACGCCGCTTTATTCTCTTATTCTCAATCTAGGACAGGTAGACCAGGCAACCTCACCTGTTGTGGTATGGCGTGAAAAAACACTGGATACCACAAATGACATTTCTGTCCCTGAAGGTGCTAATCCTGTTTTCTATCAGAGCAATAGAGCCGAAATATCGAACTATTGTGAGATATTCCTGAAAGGCGTGGAAGTTTCTGGTAGTGCCAGTGCATCTTCCATAGCGGGAATACCTGACCTTATGGCTAGCGAAGTAGCAGACAGGTTAGCAGAGATGAAGGTCAACATAGAAAAAGCGTTGATAAACGGTGTCAAGAATGATGGCAGCCAGACCCCCTACATACGGAGAATGGGAGGACTTATTTCATTTGTACCTGAAGGCAACAAAGTAACTGGAGCAAACCTTGATGAAGCCAATTTTAAAGCCACAGTTAAGAAACTCTGGGAAAATGGACTGGGAATTAACGAATATGTTGCTTTAGTAAATGCCGATCTCAAAGAAGCCATCGACGCTATATATGACGCTAAATACCAGTACATCGCACCCATGCAGGATAATTATTTCGGACTTGTTGTAAGACGTGTTCAGACAAACTATGGTAATGTAAACATTATTCTTAATAGGCACATGCCTGTTGACAAGATGGTAGTTTTCGACCCTGCTTATCTCCGAATAGCGAATTTAAGAGAACCTGTTTTCGAACCTTTGGCGAAAACAGGCGATAGCGTCAAGGGACAGGTAGTTGCAGAGCTTACTTTGAAGGTATTGAGTCCAAAGGCTATCGCTATGTTTGAACTTACTGTGTAA
- a CDS encoding helix-turn-helix domain-containing protein — protein MEEREILMLERRRKNIKLREIAKAIGCSISLLSRWERGECHIAPEKLRRYREFLIGGNNDGK, from the coding sequence ATGGAAGAAAGGGAAATACTTATGCTGGAAAGAAGAAGAAAAAACATAAAACTTCGGGAAATAGCAAAAGCGATAGGATGTAGTATTTCGCTTTTGTCCAGGTGGGAGCGGGGAGAGTGTCACATAGCGCCGGAGAAATTGAGAAGATACAGAGAATTTTTGATAGGAGGTAATAACGATGGAAAATAG
- a CDS encoding DUF5659 domain-containing protein has protein sequence MENRDLFGVSSFSLAAYLKIFGIEPKEIVRITDRQIIFVYERDKKFDEILTQYNNDEFLRQYKKYYAELQNIAKYGN, from the coding sequence ATGGAAAATAGAGACCTTTTCGGCGTTTCTTCGTTTTCGCTCGCTGCGTATCTGAAAATTTTCGGCATAGAGCCAAAAGAAATTGTAAGAATAACTGACCGCCAAATAATATTTGTGTACGAGAGAGACAAAAAATTCGATGAAATACTTACGCAATACAACAATGATGAATTTTTGAGGCAATATAAAAAGTATTATGCCGAATTACAAAACATAGCAAAATATGGAAATTAG
- a CDS encoding DUF5659 domain-containing protein — protein sequence MQKQKKCRVILSPQLARMLLRQGYKIVDIEPNKNLPERTVFIFENAPGLEKIIEYYRKEKSCVNE from the coding sequence ATGCAAAAACAAAAGAAATGCAGAGTAATTTTAAGTCCACAATTGGCACGTATGCTTTTAAGGCAGGGTTATAAGATTGTGGATATTGAACCTAACAAAAACCTCCCAGAACGAACAGTTTTTATTTTTGAAAATGCACCAGGTCTAGAAAAAATTATCGAGTATTACCGTAAAGAGAAAAGTTGTGTAAACGAATAA